The DNA sequence gtttcactCTAAAATCCAGTTCACATGTGAAGCGTCGTCGGCAATCGTCGGAATCGAGTCCCAGTAATTGAAATGCCATATCCGACCAGTCAATGCTGAAATGATTTGTCTTATTACAATTTCTAGGTCCCTGTGAATTCGGCCACTTACTTATTGAATAGTGGACTCGTAAATTGTCGCATCTGATTGTAAATTCGGCGCGCCACTTCCGGTTCAGCTGTTATTGGTGTTGATGCTGGTGACGATGACTTTATATCCGATTCCACAGAGCTAGGAATCGATTCATGACTGGGGCTCATATGTTCATGATGATGATCATGATCGATTGAAGCTATCGAAAGTGAATTGAAACGATCTGTGCCGGGATAGCCAATACCTGCTGGTAATGAATTCGAATATCCACTGGGACCATAGTTTGTAAAACtgaagaatttttggaatttttgattAAGGTTTCGTACTTATGTCGGGCTTAATGTCTCACCTCTCGTATGGATTCGTGTCACGGATAATTTCTTTGTAATGGCAACCTTTCAAATAGATTTTCGAATAATAGTAAATGGACAGGGCTATAATAATGCCAACGACTAtgactttaatttttatcgcatacAAAACGGCCAGAGCATGAAGTCCACCGAGTCCAACTATAAAAAAGATTCagttgaaaacaaaatcgatATATTGTCTGAGCAGCTGCACTTTGTCACACCTCAATCAAGATTTATTCATTAGGCCGGAAACACACAGGCCAATTTTGCCTTGACAGGATCGACAATTAttctgcgttttccattgaaatCCGACCACAAGctaaacaatgaaaaacgtAGCATAATTCTTGATCCCATCAACGATAAATTGTTCGTGTGTTTAAGGCTTTAGGCAACTCACTTTTAAACATTTGAACAACTAACATTCTAACCAAAATGTATGCTTAGAACAAGCGAAGTTACCGAATCAAATGTCTCCTAATGTTGGTCggataatcttttacttcattttgttttaacaaaatgtttctatAGTGTAAGAGCACATTAGATAGAATCGCTGACTGCCTTCGTAGAAAATAGATTAGGATTATCTCGCttagtttgtttttattacgtaggtggaagcacgggttTTCAGGGGGCATAATGTACCAATGCATGTGTGCCAACttgtacaaataaaaaatcaaacccCACCGACGACCGGTGGCGACTCGCTTGGCGTACCAATGATGCGAGAAATAGCTCTGAGTTCAAAAAATAACTTGACCCTAGTTAACCCTAGTATAACCCTAGTTATACCTAAAAAAATGAACTTGCATCACTTTCAAGACTTACGAAGAGCTGTTCCACCATAAAGTGGTAGGTAGTGGTGTTTTATTCTACTCGTTCCAATGTCAGTCAGAGCAGCTGAATCATTTGTTTTCTCAATTGTTGCATTTACTTCCTCTGTGTCGTTTGATGTGCCTGCACTTACAACCGCTACGACGAACACTATCAccacaattaattttgtttctaagtttgtcattttgaaataatatttagaaattgaaaaatttcactcTTCAAACCACCAAGCGTGCGGACTTGTACTTTTTCTTGGATTGATAAcgattgattgaaaaatgaaacaatttcgatGTTGCGCTTTATATACAACTTTCTTGGCGAATGAAGACTCTAATTGGTAAGGTCACGAACAGTTAGACGAATATCGCTTTCGTTCAAGTTTACGGTCGCAATAAAAAGTGTCTCATTATGGCTTTGATGCTTCAGTTGACGTGTGCAATttatttatcgtttttttttagatcaaAGTGTGACGTAGTCCTTTTCGCCATTCACAGGCGAGAGAAAAGATGAAGTTACAATCGAATTCtcattattcattcattaCACATTGGTCACCAGTGTTAAGACATATCCATTTGGATATCGCATGTGGAATCAATTCAGAGAGATAATAGATGGCGTTGCTTCCGGCCGGCGGGACGACGTCTATTGTTAGCAACTCTCTGCATGAATAATAATGGTAGGAGATGCTACGTGCTCATTTTCCCCCACTATAAGGTTTGATTTCCACTTAAcgaaaaagtactccgtgtgaaagacaaaatttaattttttattgacaaagtgttgcattgctttgacttgaccaaaattgttgaaaaaatttcttttattcaacgaaggtcgaattttttaaatttttgctttgtttacttgacaactctcacggagtacttgacagctcgctctctcacggagtactttttgtcgAGTGGAAACAATAGACCTTTTAGGTTGAAAAAAAGACTAGATGATCTGTCAATTCAGCCCCCCAgaccatctagtctttttttcaacttaaaaggtCTATTGTTTCCAAGTCTTAAAGGCTAACTAGTTGATAAAGCACATTTTCGGTGGTCATACATTTAG is a window from the Bradysia coprophila strain Holo2 unplaced genomic scaffold, BU_Bcop_v1 contig_94, whole genome shotgun sequence genome containing:
- the LOC119084964 gene encoding uncharacterized protein LOC119084964 isoform X2, producing MTNLETKLIVVIVFVVAVVSAGTSNDTEEVNATIEKTNDSAALTDIGTSRIKHHYLPLYGGTALLGLGGLHALAVLYAIKIKVIVVGIIIALSIYYYSKIYLKGCHYKEIIRDTNPYESGYSNSLPAGIGYPGTDRFNSLSIASIDHDHHHEHMSPSHESIPSSVESDIKSSSPASTPITAEPEVARRIYNQMRQFTSPLFNNIDWSDMAFQLLGLDSDDCRRRFTCELDFRVKQIPFSSYMFEADGPAFLDKYRETENDVNKATTFSDCALFYGECKY
- the LOC119084964 gene encoding uncharacterized protein LOC119084964 isoform X1, giving the protein MTNLETKLIVVIVFVVAVVSAGTSNDTEEVNATIEKTNDSAALTDIGTSRIKHHYLPLYGGTALLGLGGLHALAVLYAIKIKVIVVGIIIALSIYYYSKIYLKGCHYKEIIRDTNPYESFTNYGPSGYSNSLPAGIGYPGTDRFNSLSIASIDHDHHHEHMSPSHESIPSSVESDIKSSSPASTPITAEPEVARRIYNQMRQFTSPLFNNIDWSDMAFQLLGLDSDDCRRRFTCELDFRVKQIPFSSYMFEADGPAFLDKYRETENDVNKATTFSDCALFYGECKY